A genomic stretch from Triticum urartu cultivar G1812 unplaced genomic scaffold, Tu2.1 TuUngrouped_contig_6141, whole genome shotgun sequence includes:
- the LOC125530204 gene encoding L-type lectin-domain containing receptor kinase IX.2-like, with protein sequence MTEKKNCSVRPMAAGTWSRVAGCLFSFLLSHDHVVIAHAATASPAPPLSFSFGFANTSDYSLQDLRFEGDAALNGDLVDLTCNSVESKENYYCKGRMSYNHPIPLYDKSTGEVASFATTFIFAIHLIPNRTKKGDGLTFFLSTYPSRLPPESSSNLLGLISSSDTSAVGEDRFVAVEFDTYSNPWDPTGASDHIGIDLSSVTSVSTTRLPSYSLNGTMTATITFVNTTRTLEAILHFDYSNHSLAAARVKTQLPDPLDALLPPVVAVGFSAATGGNTELHQIHSWSFNSTMAPRARGRDNSLIIGGAVVVALALVVIIWSILSWCRWTRTRDSFGTGTRLKRFEYREVSTATDGFSDKKKIGAGGFGVVYSGSLKADQPVAVKKILKDSRGEFKDFLAELDAVGRTGHGNVVRLEGWCCSINNFMFWCLHRQNVKLFLVYELVPNGNLHEHLHERPEVLSWARRYKIVKGIGSALHYLPHLCKPCILHRDIKPSHILLDHDFNAKHGDFGLSRVAQYGDDTSLITAVAVGTADYMDPLCKKHGQVKLRPSSDVYSFGIVLLEILHGENNPDLLRKLHRDQPETFVSDAADKKLDGQFDKIEMERVIVLALQCCDLYESQRPSMPAAILFLENGGELPPATPDRSTPP encoded by the exons ATGACGGAGAAGAAAAATTGCAGTGTGCGCCCCATGGCAGC CGGGACGTGGTCACGTGTCGCCGGCTGCTTGTTCTCTTTCCTCCTATCCCACGATCATGTCGTCATTGCCCACGCGGCAACCGCCTCACCGGCGCCGCCGCTTTCCTTCAGCTTCGGCTTCGCAAACACCTCCGACTACAGTTTACAAGACCTCCGGTTCGAGGGCGACGCCGCCCTGAACGGCGACCTGGTCGACCTCACCTGCAACTCCGTAGAGTCCAAGGAGAACTATTACTGCAAGGGCCGGATGTCGTACAACCACCCGATTCCCTTGTACGACAAGAGCACCGGCGAAGTGGCCAGCTTCGCCACAACCTTCATCTTCGCCATCCACTTGATACCCAACAGGACCAAGAAGGGGGACGGCCTGACCTTCTTCCTCTCCACCTACCCGTCAAGATTACCGCCGGAGTCGTCCAGCAATCTCCTTGGCCTCATCAGCAGTAGCGACACTAGCGCCGTCGGCGAAGACCGGTTCGTCGCCGTTGAGTTCGACACTTACAGCAACCCATGGGATCCCACGGGAGCCTCCGATCACATCGGCATCGACCTCAGCTCCGTCACCTCGGTGAGCACCACCAGGTTGCCCAGCTACAGCCTCAATGGCACCATGACGGCGACCATCACTTTTGTCAACACCACCCGGACGCTGGAGGCCATCCTGCACTTTGATTATTCCAATCATTCTCTTGCCGCCGCTCGGGTGAAGACGCAGTTGCCTGATCCTCTCGATGCCTTGCTCCCGCCGGTGGTGGCGGTTGGGTTCTCTGCGGCCACCGGTGGAAACACTGAGCTGCATCAGATACACTCTTGGTCATTCAACTCAACTATGGCACCGAGAGCCAGAG GTCGTGACAATTCATTGATCATCGGAGGAGCCGTCGTTGTTGCGTTGGCCCTGGTGGTGATAATTTGGTCAATCCTATCATGGTGTAGGTGGACACGCACGCGCGATTCCTTTGGGACCGGAACTCGTCTTAAACGATTCGAGTACCGCGAAGTGTCCACCGCCACCGACGGATTCTCCGACAAGAAGAAGATCGGAGCCGGTGGCTTTGGCGTGGTATACAGTGGGAGCCTCAAGGCCGACCAACCGGTGGCCGTGAAGAAGATCCTCAAGGACTCGAGGGGAGAATTCAAGGACTTCCTCGCAGAGCTGGACGCCGTCGGCCGAACGGGCCACGGTAACGTGGTCAGGCTCGAAGGCTGGTGCTGCAGCATAAACAATTTCATGTTTTGGTGCTTGCACAGACAGAACGTCAAGCTCTTCCTCGTCTATGAACTTGTGCCTAATGGCAACCTCCACGAGCACCTGCACGAAAGGCCTGAAGTACTGTCATGGGCAAGGAG GTACAAAATAGTAAAGGGCATAGGGTCCGCTCTTCATTACCTCCCCCACCTATGCAAGCCATGCATCTTGCACAGAGATATCAAACCAAGCCACATACTCCTGGACCATGATTTCAATGCCAAGCATGGCGACTTTGGGCTGTCGAGGGTCGCCCAATACGGCGACGACACATCACTGATTACGGCAGTGGCCGTTGGGACCGCGGACTAC ATGGATCCACTGTGCAAGAAACATGGACAGGTCAAGCTGCGCCCTAGCTCCGACGTCTACAGCTTTGGGATCGTCCTGCTAGAGATATTGCATGGAGAAAATAACCCGGACCTTCTCCGGAAGCTCCATAGAGATCAGCCAGAAACATTTGTGAGTGATGCTGCCGACAAGAAGCTGGATGGCCAGTTTGACAAGATAGAGATGGAGCGCGTGATTGTCCTCGCCCTCCAGTGTTGTGACCTATATGAGAGCCAACGGCCTTCAATGCCTGCTGCAATCCTATTCCTGGAGAACGGCGGAGAGTTGCCCCCTGCTACACCCGATCGATCAACGCCACCATAG